Proteins from one Streptomyces sp. NBC_00390 genomic window:
- a CDS encoding ABC transporter ATP-binding protein: MLDGELTGGHVLRRAIRGQRRRIVAASSLGMAHQCCEALVPVVIGMVIDEAVATGSTSALWRWLLALAVLFLVLSTCYRTAARITDGSGEHAAHRIRLDLGAKVLDPRGGADRGRLPGALTAVATGDAARVGAVAAALPYAVSALAGLAVSAVALLRISVPLGLLVLLGVPPLLWLGHVISRPLERRSEAEQERAAHASGVAADLVTGLRVLKGIGAEPAAVSRYRRTSQESLAAALRAARSRAWHDGAILALTGVFIAVIGLVGAHLAMRGSISVGDLVAAVGLAQYLLGPFQLLTYVNGEFALGRASADRVAEILASPPAVAAGQKTLPQPVTGRLRLRGVALGALRRMDADIAPGSLVGIVAKDSAVANDLLLCLGRELDPDEGTVELDGVPLTELHPDTVRRAVLVAHHDAALFESSLLDNVRAATDPTEKDVERALAASAADDVARALPQGVDTLLAERGRSLSGGQRQRVALARALAADPPVLVVHDPTTAVDTVTESRIAARLRELRSGRTTVLVTTSPALLAATDRVLVLEGGAVTAEGRHLELVAADEAYRAAVLA; the protein is encoded by the coding sequence ATGCTCGATGGAGAACTGACGGGGGGCCACGTTCTCCGGAGAGCGATCAGGGGCCAGCGCCGCCGAATCGTCGCGGCGTCGTCGCTCGGCATGGCCCACCAATGCTGCGAGGCACTGGTGCCGGTCGTCATCGGCATGGTCATCGACGAAGCCGTGGCGACAGGATCCACGTCCGCGCTCTGGCGCTGGCTGCTGGCTCTCGCTGTGCTCTTCCTCGTCCTGTCCACGTGTTACCGGACCGCCGCGAGGATCACGGACGGCTCCGGCGAGCACGCGGCCCACCGCATCCGGCTCGATCTCGGCGCCAAGGTGCTCGACCCTCGGGGCGGAGCCGACAGGGGCCGGCTGCCCGGCGCGCTGACCGCCGTCGCCACCGGCGACGCCGCCCGGGTGGGCGCCGTCGCGGCAGCCCTGCCGTACGCGGTCTCGGCGCTCGCCGGACTGGCCGTCAGCGCCGTTGCCCTGCTGCGCATATCGGTGCCCCTGGGGCTCCTCGTCCTGCTCGGGGTCCCGCCCCTCCTGTGGCTGGGCCATGTGATCAGCCGGCCGCTGGAACGGCGCAGCGAGGCCGAACAGGAACGTGCCGCCCACGCCTCGGGCGTCGCCGCCGACCTCGTCACCGGCCTGCGCGTCCTGAAGGGCATCGGGGCCGAGCCCGCCGCCGTGTCCCGCTACCGGCGGACCAGCCAGGAGTCGCTGGCCGCCGCCCTGCGCGCCGCCCGCAGCAGGGCCTGGCACGACGGCGCGATCCTCGCGCTGACCGGCGTCTTCATCGCGGTCATCGGCCTTGTGGGCGCGCATCTGGCCATGCGCGGCTCGATCAGCGTGGGTGACCTCGTGGCGGCGGTCGGCCTCGCCCAGTACCTGCTCGGCCCGTTCCAGTTGCTCACCTACGTCAACGGCGAGTTCGCGCTGGGGCGGGCCTCTGCGGACCGCGTCGCCGAGATCCTCGCCTCACCACCGGCTGTGGCAGCCGGGCAGAAGACCCTCCCGCAGCCGGTGACCGGTCGCCTCCGCCTGCGAGGTGTCGCCCTTGGTGCGCTGCGCCGGATGGATGCCGACATCGCCCCCGGCAGCCTCGTCGGAATCGTCGCCAAGGACTCGGCCGTGGCGAACGACCTCCTGCTGTGCCTGGGCCGCGAGCTCGATCCCGACGAAGGCACGGTCGAACTCGACGGAGTGCCGCTGACAGAGCTGCACCCCGACACCGTCCGCCGGGCGGTCCTGGTCGCCCACCACGACGCCGCCCTCTTCGAGAGCAGCCTCCTGGACAACGTACGGGCCGCCACGGACCCCACCGAGAAGGACGTCGAACGGGCTCTGGCCGCCTCGGCGGCGGACGACGTCGCACGGGCGCTTCCCCAAGGCGTGGACACCCTGCTCGCCGAACGCGGGCGGTCACTGTCAGGCGGTCAGCGCCAACGGGTCGCGCTCGCACGGGCACTCGCCGCCGATCCCCCCGTCCTCGTCGTCCACGATCCGACGACCGCCGTCGACACGGTCACCGAGTCACGTATCGCAGCACGCCTCAGGGAGCTCCGGAGTGGCCGCACGACCGTTCTCGTCACCACCAGCCCGGCCCTGCTCGCCGCGACCGACCGGGTCCTGGTGCTCGAGGGCGGCGCGGTGACGGCGGAAGGCCGCCACCTGGAACTGGTCGCCGCCGACGAGGCGTACCGTGCGGCGGTGCTGGCATGA